Proteins from one Anthonomus grandis grandis chromosome 8, icAntGran1.3, whole genome shotgun sequence genomic window:
- the LOC126739746 gene encoding 26S proteasome regulatory subunit 6B, with product MEAMDVVLPEKEEGSPSDTTKQTLQDLDTEDLYTKYKKLQQMLEFLEVQEEYIKDEQRNLKKEYLHAQEEVKRIQSVPLVIGQFLEAVDQNTGIVGSTTGSNYYVRILSTIDRELLKPSASVALHKHSNALVDVLPPEADSSISMLQADEKPDVSYADIGGMDMQKQEIREAVELPLTHFELYKQIGIDPPRGVLMYGPPGCGKTMLAKAVAHHTTAAFIRVVGSEFVQKYLGEGPRMVRDVFRLAKENSPAIIFIDEIDAIATKRFDAQTGADREVQRILLELLNQMDGFDQTTNVKVIMATNRADTLDPALLRPGRLDRKIEFPLPDRRQKRLVFSTITSRMNLSEEVDLEDYVARPDKISGADINAICQEAGMHAVRENRYIVLPKDFEKGYKNNIKKDESEHEFYK from the exons ATGGAAGCTATGGATGTTGTTTTACCGGAAAAG GAAGAAGGTAGTCCCTCAGATACGACAAAGCAAACCCTGCAGGACTTGGACACGGAGGATCTctatacaaaatacaaaaaactccAGCAAATGCTCGAGTTTCTTGAAGTGCAAGAGGAGTACATTAAAGATGAACAGAGGAACTTAAAAAAGGAGTATTTACATGCCCAGGAGGAAGTTAAGAGAATTCAAAGTGTCCCACTTGTCATTGGACAGTTCTTGGAAGCAGTTGATCAAAACACTG GCATTGTTGGTTCGACTACTGGCTCGAATTACTACGTTAGAATTCTGTCAACCATTGACAGAGAACTGCTTAAACCCAGTGCAAGTGTGGCATTGCACAAACACAGCAATGCTTTAGTAGATGTACTGCCTCCAGAGGCAGACTCTTCAATAAGCATGCTTCAGGCTGACGAGAAACCAGATGTTAGTTATGCAGATATTGGTGGTATGGATATGCAGAAACAAGAAATTAGGGAAGCAGTGGAGTTGCCTTTGACTCACTTTGAGCTGTATAAGCAAATTGGAATTGACCCTCCCAGAGGTGTCTTGATGTACGGCCCACCTGGATGTGGCAAAACTATGTTGGCAAAGGCTGTTGCTCATCATACAACTG CTGCCTTCATTCGTGTGGTGGGTTCCGAATTCGTCCAAAAGTACCTTGGCGAGGGCCCTAGGATGGTGAGAGACGTGTTCAGGCTTGCAAAAGAAAACTCTCcagctattatttttattgatgaaATCGATGCTATCGCCACAAAACGTTTCGACGCCCAAACTGGTGCCGATCGTGAAGTACAACGTATTCTTTTGGAACTTTTAAATCAGATGGACGGATTTGACCAAACTACCAATGTGAAG GTGATCATGGCAACTAATAGGGCAGACACTTTAGATCCTGCTCTGTTGCGTCCGGGCCGTTTGGATAGAAAAATCGAATTTCCCCTCCCCGATAGGAGACAGAAACGATTGGTTTTCAGCACCATCACTTCCAGAATGAACTTGTCCGAAGAG GTTGACTTGGAGGATTACGTGGCAAGGCCTGATAAAATATCCGGTGCTGATATTAACGCCATTTGTCAGGAGGCGGGAATGCACGCCGTAAGGGAAAACCGATATATCGTATTGCCTAAAGATTTCGAAAAGggatataaaaataacattaagaAGGACGAGAGTGAACAcgagttttataaataa
- the LOC126739472 gene encoding cyclin-dependent kinase 20-like isoform X1 has translation MESYKITGRAGEGAHGCVYKGLDKRSDKIVALKKISINTELGIPKNTVREMCALRALKAKNIVKLFEITSMGSSVVFIMEFLPCSLQEILKTTKLSVPQTKSYSKMILNGVDFMHSNHIMHRDIKPANLLISPKKILKIADFGLARIYNQQEPLRQYSHQVATRWYRAPELLYGSRTYTPSVDVWSVGCIIAEMINTTPLFPGETDIEQLAIVLSTLGTPTKESWPDLPQLPDYNKISFISSPGKPWKRIIPGADSSTLDLLKKIIIYDGRRRPTAKQCLSHQFFRDNPRPAKLKDMPDPKEHAEEVVSFSDFDEIIKEINKI, from the exons ATGGAAAGTTACAAAATAACTGGAAGGGCGGGCGAGGGGGCTCACGGATGCGTCTATAAAGGTTTAGACAAAAGGTCCGATAAAATTGTCGCATTGAAAAAAATCTCCATTAATACTGAGTTAGGTATTCCTAAAAATACTGTTAGGGAAATGTGTGCTTTACGAGCATTAAAGGCCAAAAAT atagtaAAACTGTTTGAAATAACTAGCATGGGCAGCTCCGTTGTATTTATAATGGAGTTTCTGCCGTGCAGCCttcaggaaattttaaaaactaccaaaCTGTCTGTTCCACAAACAAAATCCTattcaaaaatgattttaaacgGAGTGGATTTTATGCATAGCAATCATATAATGCATAGA GACATTAAGCCAGCAAATCTGCTTATTTcccctaaaaaaatattaaaaatagcagATTTTGGCCTAGCAAGAATTTACAATCAGCAAGAGCCGTTGAGACAATATTCCCATCAGGTCGCTACGAGGTGGTACCGCGCACCAGAGTTGTTATATGGGTCTAGAACATATACACCTTCTGTAGATGTGTGGTCTGTAGGCTGCATTATTGCTGAAATGATTAATACAACGCCGTTGTTTCCG ggAGAGACAGACATAGAGCAACTAGCAATTGTTCTAAGCACCCTAGGTACGCCCACTAAGGAGTCTTGGCCTGATTTACCACAGCTGCCTGATTACAATAAAATTTCCTTTATCTCTAGCCCCGGAAAACCTTGGAAGCGTATAATACCGGGAGCGGATTCTTCAACATTGGatctattaaagaaaattattatttatgatgGTCGTAGGCGACCTACTGCTAAACAG tgTCTTTCACATCAGTTTTTTAGAGATAATCCAAGACCAGCGAAGCTCAAAGATATGCCTGATCCTAAAGAACATGCCGAAGAAGTGGTGAGCTTCAGTGATTTTGATGAAatcataaaagaaataaataaaatatga
- the LOC126739472 gene encoding cyclin-dependent kinase 20-like isoform X2 — protein sequence MESYKITGRAGEGAHGCVYKGLDKRSDKIVALKKISINTELGIPKNTVREMCALRALKAKNIVKLFEITSMGSSVVFIMEFLPCSLQEILKTTKLSVPQTKSYSKMILNGVDFMHSNHIMHRDIKPANLLISPKKILKIADFGLARIYNQQEPLRQYSHQVATRWYRAPELLYGSRTYTPSVDVWSVGCIIAEMINTTPLFPGETDIEQLAIVLSTLGTPTKESWPDLPQLPDYNKISFISSPGKPWKRIIPGADSSTLDLLKKIIIYDGRRRPTAKQVYGNLFGR from the exons ATGGAAAGTTACAAAATAACTGGAAGGGCGGGCGAGGGGGCTCACGGATGCGTCTATAAAGGTTTAGACAAAAGGTCCGATAAAATTGTCGCATTGAAAAAAATCTCCATTAATACTGAGTTAGGTATTCCTAAAAATACTGTTAGGGAAATGTGTGCTTTACGAGCATTAAAGGCCAAAAAT atagtaAAACTGTTTGAAATAACTAGCATGGGCAGCTCCGTTGTATTTATAATGGAGTTTCTGCCGTGCAGCCttcaggaaattttaaaaactaccaaaCTGTCTGTTCCACAAACAAAATCCTattcaaaaatgattttaaacgGAGTGGATTTTATGCATAGCAATCATATAATGCATAGA GACATTAAGCCAGCAAATCTGCTTATTTcccctaaaaaaatattaaaaatagcagATTTTGGCCTAGCAAGAATTTACAATCAGCAAGAGCCGTTGAGACAATATTCCCATCAGGTCGCTACGAGGTGGTACCGCGCACCAGAGTTGTTATATGGGTCTAGAACATATACACCTTCTGTAGATGTGTGGTCTGTAGGCTGCATTATTGCTGAAATGATTAATACAACGCCGTTGTTTCCG ggAGAGACAGACATAGAGCAACTAGCAATTGTTCTAAGCACCCTAGGTACGCCCACTAAGGAGTCTTGGCCTGATTTACCACAGCTGCCTGATTACAATAAAATTTCCTTTATCTCTAGCCCCGGAAAACCTTGGAAGCGTATAATACCGGGAGCGGATTCTTCAACATTGGatctattaaagaaaattattatttatgatgGTCGTAGGCGACCTACTGCTAAACAGGTTTATGGTAATTTATTCGGG AGATAA